One Danio aesculapii chromosome 22, fDanAes4.1, whole genome shotgun sequence genomic window carries:
- the smarcd1 gene encoding SWI/SNF-related matrix-associated actin-dependent regulator of chromatin subfamily D member 1 produces MAARSGFQPATPGGGGAPMGPGPPVAGAGPGMVPGTPSGRMGPGGPQNHMYRSPMPGYPRPGMPPASRMTPQGPSMGPPGYGASPVSRPGMPVMDPSRKRPAPNQIQQVQQQNRNQHAKKKKMADKILPQRIRELVPESQAYMDLLAFERKLDQTIMRKRLDIQEALKRPIKQKRKLRIFISNTFNPAKPDAEDGEGTVASWELRVEGRLLEDTAVSKYEATKQKRKFSSFFKSLVIELDKDLYGPDNHLVEWHRTATTQETDGFQVKRPGDVGVRCTVLLMLDYQPPQYKLDPRLARLLGIHTQTRPVIIQALWQYVKTHKLQDPHEREFINCDKYLQQIFETQRMKFSEIPQRLHALLMPPEPIIINHVISVDPNDQKKTACYDIDVEVDDTLKTQMNSFLLSTASQQEIAGLDNKIHETIETINQLKTQREFMLSFARDPQGFINDWLQSQCRDLKTMTDVVGNPEEERRAEFYYQPWAQEAVCRYFYSKVQQRRQELEQALGIRNT; encoded by the exons ATGGCGGCGCGGAGTGGTTTTCAGCCTGCGACACCCGGTGGCGGCGGAGCCCCTATGGGACCAGGCCCGCCAGTAGCCGGTGCTGGACCCGGTATGGTTCCCGGTACACCCTCAGGACGGATGGGACCAGGCGGCCCGCAGAACCACATGTACCGATCACCGATGCCCGGTTACCCG AGACCAGGAATGCCTCCAGCCAGTCGTATGACTCCTCAGGGACCCTCCATGGGGCCCCCAGGTTACGGGGCCAGTCCTGTTTCCCGCCCTGGCATGCCAGTAATGGACCCGTCCCGCAAACGTCCAGCGCCAAATCAGATACAACAGGTTCAACAGCAAAATCGCAACCAACA TGCCAAGAAGAAGAAAATGGCAGATAAAATACTACCTCAAAGA ATCAGAGAGCTTGTCCCGGAGTCTCAGGCTTATATGGACCTGTTGGCGTTTGAGAGGAAGCTTGACCAAACCATTATGCGCAAACGACTTGATATTCAGGAAGCTCTCAAGAGACCCATTAAG CAAAAAAGAAAACTCAGAATATTTATCTCCAACACATTCAACCCTGCCAAGCCAGATGCAGAGGACGGCGAGGGAACTGTTGCATCTTGGGAGTTGCGTGTGGAGGGGCGGCTTCTTGAAGAT ACTGCTGTGTCCAAGTATGAAGCCACCAAGCAGAAGAGgaagttttcttcttttttcaagTCTTTAGTGATCGAGTTGGACAAAGACTTGTATGGACCTGACAATCATTTGGTTGAG TGGCACAGAACAGCCACAACTCAGGAGACAGATGGATTTCAGGTCAAGAGGCCTGGGGATGTTGGGGTCCGCTGTACTGTACTGCTCATGCTGGACTACCAG CCCCCTCAGTATAAGCTGGACCCCCGTCTGGCCCGGCTGCTGGGTATCCACACTCAGACCCGGCCCGTGATCATTCAGGCTTTGTGGCAGTATGTGAAGACCCACAAACTCCAAGACCCTCATGAACGAGAGTTCATCAACTGTGACAAATACCTCCAGCAG ATTTTTGAAACCCAGAGGATGAAGTTCTCTGAGATCCCTCAGCGGCTGCATGCCCTACTGATGCCTCCAGAACCAATCATCATCAACCACGTCATCAG CGTGGATCCCAATGACCAGAAGAAGACTGCATGCTATGATATCGATGTGGAAGTGGACGACACCCTGAAGACCCAGATGAACTCTTTCCTGCTTTCCACAGCCAGTCAGCAGGAGATTGCAGGCCTCGACAACAAG ATTCATGAGACCATCGAAACCATTAATCAACTGAAGACTCAGAGGGAGTTCATGTTGAGCTTTGCGCGAGACCCGCAGGGCTTCATCAATGACTGGCTCCAGTCGCAGTGCAGAGACTTGAAG ACGATGACGGATGTTGTCGGAAACCCAGAGGAGGAAAGAAGAGCCGAGTTCTACTACCAGCCTTGGGCTCAAGAGGCCGTGTGTCGTTATTTCTATTCAAAG GTCCAGCAAAGGAGACAGGAGCTGGAACAGGCTCTTGGCATTCGAAACACATAA